From Vidua chalybeata isolate OUT-0048 chromosome 25, bVidCha1 merged haplotype, whole genome shotgun sequence, one genomic window encodes:
- the LOC128799889 gene encoding uncharacterized protein LOC128799889 isoform X1 encodes MLVATCWLLLDQEQILEDQRALCFLVLWGCWMWPQLPAAAFASMETGLGSAGRVWAAQEGLGCPGGFGVLRRVWGAQESLGCSGGCTGGFGVPRRVWGAQEDAQEGLGCPGGFGVLRKMHRRVWGAQEGLGCPGGCSGGFGVPRTVWGAQEGLGLSEGFGVAGSLGSVRGWLKAFGVPRRVWGAQEGAQEGLGLSEGFGVPRRVWGGWKGLGSVKGWLKAFGVLRRVWGAQEGLGCSGGFGVPRRVWGAQEGLGCPGGCTGGFGVVRRVWDGWKGLGSVRGWMKAFGVVRRVWGAQEDAQEGLGLSGVFGVPRRVWGAQEDAQEGLGWPEGFALGLAEGCELSEGLLGRV; translated from the exons ATGCTGGTGGCAacctgctggctgctcctggacCAGGAGCAGATCCTGGAGGATCAAAGAGCCCTGTGCTTCCTGGTGCTCTGGGGGTGTTGGATGTGGCCacagcttcctgctgctgcctttgcatCCATGGAAAcggggctgggctcagcagggagggtttgggctgcccaggagggtttggggtgcccaggagggtttggggtgctcaggagggtttggggtgctcAGGAGAGTTTGGGGTGCTCAGGAGGGTGcacaggagggtttggggtgcccaggagggtttggggtgctcAGGAAGATGcacaggagggtttggggtgcccaggagggtttggggtgctcAGGAAGATGcacaggagggtttggggtgctcAGGAGGGTTTGGGATGCCCAGGAGGGTGctcaggagggtttggggtgcccaggacggtttggggtgcccaggagggtttggggttgtcagaagggtttggggtggcTGGAAGTTTGGGCTCAGTGAGGGGCTGGTTGAAGgcttttggggtgcccaggagggtttggggtgcccaggagGGTGctcaggagggtttggggttgtcagaagggtttggggtgcccagaagggtttggggtggcTGGAAGGGTTTGGGCTCAGTGAAGGGCTGGTTGAAGGCTTTTGGGGTGctcaggagggtttggggtgcccaggagggtttggggtgctcaggagggtttggggtgcccaggagggtttggggtgctcaggagggtttggggtgcccaggagGATGcacaggagggtttggggttgtcAGACGGGTTTGGGATGGCTGGAAGGGTTTGGGCTCAGTGAGGGGCTGGATGAAGGCTTTTGGGGTGgtcaggagggtttggggtgcccaggagGATGcacaggagggtttggggttgtcAGGAGTGTTTGGGGTGcccagaagggtttggg GTGCCCAGGAGGATGctcaggagggtttggggtggccAGAAGGGTTTGCTTTGGGCTTGGCAGAAGGGTGTGAGCTCAGTGAGGGCTTGCTTGGAAGGGTTTAG
- the LOC128799889 gene encoding uncharacterized protein LOC128799889 isoform X2 yields the protein MLVATCWLLLDQEQILEDQRALCFLVLWGCWMWPQLPAAAFASMETGLGSAGRVWAAQEGLGCPGGFGVLRRVWGAQESLGCSGGCTGGFGVPRRVWGAQEDAQEGLGCPGGFGVLRKMHRRVWGAQEGLGCPGGCSGGFGVPRTVWGAQEGLGLSEGFGVAGSLGSVRGWLKAFGVPRRVWGAQEGAQEGLGLSEGFGVPRRVWGGWKGLGSVKGWLKAFGVLRRVWGAQEGLGCSGGFGVPRRVWGAQEGLGCPGGCTGGFGVVRRVWDGWKGLGSVRGWMKAFGVVRRVWGAQEDAQEGLGLSGVFGVPRRVWGAQEGLGCSGGFGVARRVCFGLGRRV from the exons ATGCTGGTGGCAacctgctggctgctcctggacCAGGAGCAGATCCTGGAGGATCAAAGAGCCCTGTGCTTCCTGGTGCTCTGGGGGTGTTGGATGTGGCCacagcttcctgctgctgcctttgcatCCATGGAAAcggggctgggctcagcagggagggtttgggctgcccaggagggtttggggtgcccaggagggtttggggtgctcaggagggtttggggtgctcAGGAGAGTTTGGGGTGCTCAGGAGGGTGcacaggagggtttggggtgcccaggagggtttggggtgctcAGGAAGATGcacaggagggtttggggtgcccaggagggtttggggtgctcAGGAAGATGcacaggagggtttggggtgctcAGGAGGGTTTGGGATGCCCAGGAGGGTGctcaggagggtttggggtgcccaggacggtttggggtgcccaggagggtttggggttgtcagaagggtttggggtggcTGGAAGTTTGGGCTCAGTGAGGGGCTGGTTGAAGgcttttggggtgcccaggagggtttggggtgcccaggagGGTGctcaggagggtttggggttgtcagaagggtttggggtgcccagaagggtttggggtggcTGGAAGGGTTTGGGCTCAGTGAAGGGCTGGTTGAAGGCTTTTGGGGTGctcaggagggtttggggtgcccaggagggtttggggtgctcaggagggtttggggtgcccaggagggtttggggtgctcaggagggtttggggtgcccaggagGATGcacaggagggtttggggttgtcAGACGGGTTTGGGATGGCTGGAAGGGTTTGGGCTCAGTGAGGGGCTGGATGAAGGCTTTTGGGGTGgtcaggagggtttggggtgcccaggagGATGcacaggagggtttggggttgtcAGGAGTGTTTGGGGTGcccagaagggtttggggtgctcaggagggtttggggtgctcAG gagggtttggggtggccAGAAGGGTTTGCTTTGGGCTTGGCAGAAGGGTGTGA